The Stenotrophomonas indicatrix DNA segment GCATCTTTTTCACCCACTTCGCCCAGTCTCGAACGGTGGTAGTAGTGGGTGATACGCGAGCCCAGCACCAGCAGCGCAGCGCCGGTGACCGCCATGATCTGCTGGGTCGCGAAGGCGGCCGGATCGAAGGCGCCCGTGTAGGGGCTGGGCGTGGTCAGGCCAATGATCAGGTTGAGCGACGGCACGCCGATCGCCGCACCTCGCCAGCCATACAGGCAGGTAAGCACGACGACCGGCAGCGCCATCAGCAGCTGCATCGACGTCTTGGCGTTGACTTCGTCCAGGGGCAGCTGTGCGGCATACAGGCCAATCAATGCCATCAGCGTCAGGGCACCGAGTGCAGGCGGGGCGAAGCCTGAAGTCCATCGGGCGTTGCTGGTCCGTCGTGTCCACAGCAACGCGAGCGGCGCCAGGGTTAGAATGCCGATGAAGTCGCCGACGACCAGTCGCGCGATGCTGGCAAGCACCGGCATCTCCGGTGGTGTCGGCCACAGAAGGTGTGCCAGCATCAGATTGAGCGCCGTGACTACCAGCGCCGAAGCCGCCGCGACTGAAATCAGCCACGCATTCTTCGTGGTCAGCATCATCTTCCGGTGCAGATGCACGATCAGCATCACGGCAGGCATCAGCAGTGCCGAGCCCAGCACGATCCAGGCCAGCCCATACTTCTCGATCATTGGCACGCGCATCTGCGCAAAGTAGGCATATTCGCCCAGCAGCAGATACGGCCACCAGCGAGGGGGGAACAACAACACTGCAGCGACGCGGACGCCGGCAGGCAGATAGAACTGGTCGAGCGACAACTGACGCGACGCCCAGCATGCGACGGCGTACAGCAGTGCAAGGACCAGCCCCGCCGGGCGGATACGCAACTTCAACTGCAGGCCTTCATTCCACCAGTTCAATCGCACTACCCCTTCACAGTACGTTCCCTGTCAGCATCCATTCGCCGCGGGACCCGGTTCTTACCGACGGTATCGACACGCGTTCGATTATGCAATCGCCTCAGTGGTCTGCCCGGCAAGTGAGAAAGTCATCACATGATTACCTGCGGCGACGAGTTTCACAGTTTTCGGGGGACGGTAGATTCAGCTCGCTTCCCGGTGACTCACCACAGCGCATCGCGCAGTTTGTACCAGGACATGGCCGCCACCAGCAGCGGCATGCGCAGCAGGCGTCCGCCGGGGAAGGGCGCATGCTGCAGCCGCTGGAATACATCCAGCCGCTCGCTCTGGCCCGCAATCGCGGCAGCAATGACCTCGCCGGCCAAGCCGGCCGCTGCCACACCGTGGCCGGAGAAGCCCTGCGCGAAGTACAGATTCCCATCCAGCCGGCCCCAGTGCGGGGCGCGGTTGCGGGTGATGTCCACATAGCCGCCCCAGACCTGCTGCAGCGGAATGTCGGCCAGTTGCGGGAACACCTGGTGCATGCGCCGCTGCATCACCCGGTGCAGGCCCGGCGGCGGTAGCGCGGAATAGCTGGCGCGGCCACCGAACAGCAGGCGGTGGTCATGGCTGAGCCGGAAATAGTCCAGCGCCCAGGCCGTATCGGAGACCGCCATGTTGTTGCCGATCAGGGCGCGGGCGCGCTCGG contains these protein-coding regions:
- a CDS encoding MASE1 domain-containing protein encodes the protein MKLRIRPAGLVLALLYAVACWASRQLSLDQFYLPAGVRVAAVLLFPPRWWPYLLLGEYAYFAQMRVPMIEKYGLAWIVLGSALLMPAVMLIVHLHRKMMLTTKNAWLISVAAASALVVTALNLMLAHLLWPTPPEMPVLASIARLVVGDFIGILTLAPLALLWTRRTSNARWTSGFAPPALGALTLMALIGLYAAQLPLDEVNAKTSMQLLMALPVVVLTCLYGWRGAAIGVPSLNLIIGLTTPSPYTGAFDPAAFATQQIMAVTGAALLVLGSRITHYYHRSRLGEVGEKDALKHARNSLVASELDLRERARHLRKLGDGIDTSLSEVVNWLNAQGHPTIANSLLHMASVHSRQFREQTSMVYPAALEHLGLYVALQAGGVRETWDLSHRVMRPRLLGDPCQLSVGLQLAAYRALTDAVSLLINSESGQICIRVRCGQAGGRRGILMTVALLDSYRSLSPSTVTATVERLAGRTIAYGGTVQCHRNRIRMAMVETGDSAALGMASFNAMDHVTAFGQGNSQTQT